The following are from one region of the Gambusia affinis linkage group LG02, SWU_Gaff_1.0, whole genome shotgun sequence genome:
- the tpcn2 gene encoding two pore calcium channel protein 2 isoform X1, producing METDRLLTGAEDQHSEDYGSGPARSGGDSRGSRRMSYSTTGDYCRLDGDDEDLYIQQAVVFIEDAIHYRSINHRVDGRSLRLYRWYYSRICQWILGTIIAVVLLLAFVERPSSLSISSDPRHQSSRWEPPCGAPESVEMLCLLIFCLDLAVKSYLIGWEEFRKSKWLISYTVVICVSVIDWVLSVSMECDEKLRVRRLVRPFFLLQNSSLMKKTLKCIKRTLPEIASVILLLALHLCLFTMIGMLLFAKNADQKKNGEWELHFKNLTTSLTSLLVLLTTANNPDVMIPAYSLNRCYAIFFITFSIIGTYCLMNLLTAIIYNQFRGYLLMSVQTSIIRRRLGIRAAFHVLSCHRAQTEEQELVRVNAVLQVMSRVKMKHFYKSAITAASQQFADQGYMDQQQFRRIFDELDKDSIKEHPPLPQYTSATLQKLQVVFSHYYLTVLGNLVALANVLCICTILVLNSEKSTEERDNNVLEVINLCFILFYLSEMSVKIFAFGWRGYLSYRSNIFDGFLTILLLILQIAIFITYRLPYSQEPSSRGVMSLWEMVRLVNILIVFRFLRIIPDIKLMALVASTLLDLVKNLRAFAGILVVVYYVFAVFGIWLFEGAIKPPPQMSVFSMDNTTSNFSNACGTYEQLGYWPNNFDDFAAAIILLYDVMIVNNWQAFMEAYSRYTSEWSKVYFVCWWLTSSVMWVNLFVALILENFIYKWDRSHSCSVTDVEKIRYETSVQFMFKEQIQEPTEEELACQLHQHPHLHLEWRHEHQNIRPSRLL from the exons atgaTGAGGACCTGTACATCCAGCAGgcagttgtttttattgaagatGCCATCCAT TACCGCTCCATCAACCACCGAGTGGATGGCAGGTCGCTTCGTCTCTATCGATGGTACTATTCAAGAATATGTCAGTG GATTTTGGGCACCATCATTGCAGTTGTGCTGTTACTGGCGTTTGTAGAACGTCCTTCCTCCCTGTCCATATCTTCAGATCCCCGCCACCAATCCAGCCGATGGGAACCTCCCTGTGGTGCCCCAGAGAGTGTCGAGATGCTCTGTCTCTTAATCTTCTGCTTGGATCTTGCTGTCAAA AGCTACCTGATTGGCTGGGAGGAATTCAGGAAGAGCAAATGGCTAATCAGCTACACTGTAgtcatttgtgtttctgtcattgACTGGGTGCTCTCTGTCAGCATGGAGTGTGATGAG AAATTGAGAGTACGGCGGCTTGTTCGGCCATTCTTCCTTCTACAGAACTCCTCTCTGATGAAAAAGACACTGAAATGCATCAAGAGAACCCTACCTGAGATTGCTAG tgtgatcCTGCTGCTTGCTCTGCATCTCTGCCTCTTCACCATGATCGGCATGCTGCTGTTCGCTAAAAATGCA GATCAAAAGAAGAATGGAGAGTGGGAGTTACATTTCAAGAACCTGACCACCTCCCTAACTTCTCTGCTGGTGCTGCTCACCACAGCAAACAATCCTGATG TCATGATCCCTGCCTATTCCCTCAACCGATGCTACGCCATTTTCTTTATCACCTTCAGTATCATTG GAACATATTGTCTGATGAACTTGCTGACCGCCATCATCTATAACCAGTTCAGGGGATATTTACTG ATGTCGGTCCAGACATCCATCATTAGGAGACGGCTGGGGATCCGAGCTGCTTTCCATGTCCTTAGCTGTCACAGAGCACAGACAGAAGAACA AGAACTTGTGAGAGTCAATGCTGTGCTTCAGGTGATGTCCAGAGTCAAGATGAAGCACTTCTACAAATCAGCCATCACAGCG GCATCGCAGCAGTTTGCAGATCAAGGCTACATGGATCAACAGCAGTTCAGGAGGATATTTGATGAATTGGACAAAGATTCTATCAAGGAG CATCCTCCTTTACCTCAGTATACATCTGCAACGCTGCAAAAACTTCAGGTGGTCTTCAGTCACTACTACCTCACTGTCCTCGGAAACCTGGTGGCACTGGCCAATGTCTTATGCATATGT ACGATCCTGGTTCTGAACTCTGAAAAGTCAACTGAAGAGAGAGACAACAATGTCTTAGAG GTTATCAACCTCTGCTTCATCCTCTTCTACCTTTCTGAAATGAGCGTCAAGATATTTGCCTTTGGATGGAGGGGATACCTGTCCTACAGGAGCAACATTTTTGATGGCTTCCTCACCATTCTGTTACTG ATCCTACAGATTGCTATTTTCATCACCTACAGGCTCCCTTATTCCCA GGAGCCTTCATCTCGTGGTGTGATGTCTTTGTGGGAGATGGTTCGCCTGGTTAACATCCTGATTGTCTTCCGGTTCCTGCGCATCATCCCAGATATCAAG CTCATGGCTCTGGTTGCTAGCACTCTGCTGGATCTGGTGAAAAATCTCCGAGCATTTGCTGGGATTCTAGTG GTAGTGTACTACGTGTTTGCTGTATTTGGGATCTGGCTGTTTGAGGGTGCCATTAAACCTCCTCCACAGATGAG tGTGTTCTCCATGGACAACACCACATCTAACTTCAGCAATGCGTGTGGTACTTACGAACAGCTGGGATACTGGCCCAACAACTTTGATGATTTCGCT GCAGCCATTATTCTGCTCTATGATGTCATGATCGTCAACAACTGGCAGGCCTTCATGGAAGCATACAGCAGATATACATCAGA GTGGTCCAAGGTGTACTTTGTGTGCTGGTGGCTCACCTCCTCTGTGATGTGGGTCAACTTGTTTGTAGCTCTCATTCTGGAG AACTTCATCTACAAGTGGGACCGTAGTCACAGCTGCTCTGTTACAGATGTGGAGAAAATCCGATATGAAACTTCAGTCCAGTTCATGTTCAA AGAACAGATCCAAGAACCAACTGAAGAGGAATTAGCTTGCCAGTTACACCAGCACCCTCACCTCCACCTGGAATGGAGACATGAACATCAGAACATAAGGCCCTCTCGGCTTCTCTGA
- the tpcn2 gene encoding two pore calcium channel protein 2 isoform X2 has product MAPVRPEVAEIRGAAGGCLTLLLGTTAVWTEMMRTCTSSRQLFLLKMPSITAPSTTEWMAGRFVSIDGTIQEYVSDPRHQSSRWEPPCGAPESVEMLCLLIFCLDLAVKSYLIGWEEFRKSKWLISYTVVICVSVIDWVLSVSMECDEKLRVRRLVRPFFLLQNSSLMKKTLKCIKRTLPEIASVILLLALHLCLFTMIGMLLFAKNADQKKNGEWELHFKNLTTSLTSLLVLLTTANNPDVMIPAYSLNRCYAIFFITFSIIGTYCLMNLLTAIIYNQFRGYLLMSVQTSIIRRRLGIRAAFHVLSCHRAQTEEQELVRVNAVLQVMSRVKMKHFYKSAITAASQQFADQGYMDQQQFRRIFDELDKDSIKEHPPLPQYTSATLQKLQVVFSHYYLTVLGNLVALANVLCICTILVLNSEKSTEERDNNVLEVINLCFILFYLSEMSVKIFAFGWRGYLSYRSNIFDGFLTILLLILQIAIFITYRLPYSQEPSSRGVMSLWEMVRLVNILIVFRFLRIIPDIKLMALVASTLLDLVKNLRAFAGILVVVYYVFAVFGIWLFEGAIKPPPQMSVFSMDNTTSNFSNACGTYEQLGYWPNNFDDFAAAIILLYDVMIVNNWQAFMEAYSRYTSEWSKVYFVCWWLTSSVMWVNLFVALILENFIYKWDRSHSCSVTDVEKIRYETSVQFMFKEQIQEPTEEELACQLHQHPHLHLEWRHEHQNIRPSRLL; this is encoded by the exons atgaTGAGGACCTGTACATCCAGCAGgcagttgtttttattgaagatGCCATCCAT TACCGCTCCATCAACCACCGAGTGGATGGCAGGTCGCTTCGTCTCTATCGATGGTACTATTCAAGAATATGTCAGTG ATCCCCGCCACCAATCCAGCCGATGGGAACCTCCCTGTGGTGCCCCAGAGAGTGTCGAGATGCTCTGTCTCTTAATCTTCTGCTTGGATCTTGCTGTCAAA AGCTACCTGATTGGCTGGGAGGAATTCAGGAAGAGCAAATGGCTAATCAGCTACACTGTAgtcatttgtgtttctgtcattgACTGGGTGCTCTCTGTCAGCATGGAGTGTGATGAG AAATTGAGAGTACGGCGGCTTGTTCGGCCATTCTTCCTTCTACAGAACTCCTCTCTGATGAAAAAGACACTGAAATGCATCAAGAGAACCCTACCTGAGATTGCTAG tgtgatcCTGCTGCTTGCTCTGCATCTCTGCCTCTTCACCATGATCGGCATGCTGCTGTTCGCTAAAAATGCA GATCAAAAGAAGAATGGAGAGTGGGAGTTACATTTCAAGAACCTGACCACCTCCCTAACTTCTCTGCTGGTGCTGCTCACCACAGCAAACAATCCTGATG TCATGATCCCTGCCTATTCCCTCAACCGATGCTACGCCATTTTCTTTATCACCTTCAGTATCATTG GAACATATTGTCTGATGAACTTGCTGACCGCCATCATCTATAACCAGTTCAGGGGATATTTACTG ATGTCGGTCCAGACATCCATCATTAGGAGACGGCTGGGGATCCGAGCTGCTTTCCATGTCCTTAGCTGTCACAGAGCACAGACAGAAGAACA AGAACTTGTGAGAGTCAATGCTGTGCTTCAGGTGATGTCCAGAGTCAAGATGAAGCACTTCTACAAATCAGCCATCACAGCG GCATCGCAGCAGTTTGCAGATCAAGGCTACATGGATCAACAGCAGTTCAGGAGGATATTTGATGAATTGGACAAAGATTCTATCAAGGAG CATCCTCCTTTACCTCAGTATACATCTGCAACGCTGCAAAAACTTCAGGTGGTCTTCAGTCACTACTACCTCACTGTCCTCGGAAACCTGGTGGCACTGGCCAATGTCTTATGCATATGT ACGATCCTGGTTCTGAACTCTGAAAAGTCAACTGAAGAGAGAGACAACAATGTCTTAGAG GTTATCAACCTCTGCTTCATCCTCTTCTACCTTTCTGAAATGAGCGTCAAGATATTTGCCTTTGGATGGAGGGGATACCTGTCCTACAGGAGCAACATTTTTGATGGCTTCCTCACCATTCTGTTACTG ATCCTACAGATTGCTATTTTCATCACCTACAGGCTCCCTTATTCCCA GGAGCCTTCATCTCGTGGTGTGATGTCTTTGTGGGAGATGGTTCGCCTGGTTAACATCCTGATTGTCTTCCGGTTCCTGCGCATCATCCCAGATATCAAG CTCATGGCTCTGGTTGCTAGCACTCTGCTGGATCTGGTGAAAAATCTCCGAGCATTTGCTGGGATTCTAGTG GTAGTGTACTACGTGTTTGCTGTATTTGGGATCTGGCTGTTTGAGGGTGCCATTAAACCTCCTCCACAGATGAG tGTGTTCTCCATGGACAACACCACATCTAACTTCAGCAATGCGTGTGGTACTTACGAACAGCTGGGATACTGGCCCAACAACTTTGATGATTTCGCT GCAGCCATTATTCTGCTCTATGATGTCATGATCGTCAACAACTGGCAGGCCTTCATGGAAGCATACAGCAGATATACATCAGA GTGGTCCAAGGTGTACTTTGTGTGCTGGTGGCTCACCTCCTCTGTGATGTGGGTCAACTTGTTTGTAGCTCTCATTCTGGAG AACTTCATCTACAAGTGGGACCGTAGTCACAGCTGCTCTGTTACAGATGTGGAGAAAATCCGATATGAAACTTCAGTCCAGTTCATGTTCAA AGAACAGATCCAAGAACCAACTGAAGAGGAATTAGCTTGCCAGTTACACCAGCACCCTCACCTCCACCTGGAATGGAGACATGAACATCAGAACATAAGGCCCTCTCGGCTTCTCTGA
- the tpcn2 gene encoding two pore calcium channel protein 2 isoform X3 encodes METDRLLTGAEDQHSEDYGSGPARSGGDSRGSRRMSYSTTGDYCRLDGDDEDLYIQQAVVFIEDAIHYRSINHRVDGRSLRLYRWYYSRICQWILGTIIAVVLLLAFVERPSSLSISSDPRHQSSRWEPPCGAPESVEMLCLLIFCLDLAVKSYLIGWEEFRKSKWLISYTVVICVSVIDWVLSVSMECDEKLRVRRLVRPFFLLQNSSLMKKTLKCIKRTLPEIASVILLLALHLCLFTMIGMLLFAKNADQKKNGEWELHFKNLTTSLTSLLVLLTTANNPDVMIPAYSLNRCYAIFFITFSIIGTYCLMNLLTAIIYNQFRGYLLMSVQTSIIRRRLGIRAAFHVLSCHRAQTEEQELVRVNAVLQVMSRVKMKHFYKSAITAASQQFADQGYMDQQQFRRIFDELDKDSIKEHPPLPQYTSATLQKLQVVFSHYYLTVLGNLVALANVLCICTILVLNSEKSTEERDNNVLEVINLCFILFYLSEMSVKIFAFGWRGYLSYRSNIFDGFLTILLLILQIAIFITYRLPYSQEPSSRGVMSLWEMVRLVNILIVFRFLRIIPDIKLMALVASTLLDLVKNLRAFAGILVVVYYVFAVFGIWLFEGAIKPPPQMSVFSMDNTTSNFSNACGTYEQLGYWPNNFDDFALAE; translated from the exons atgaTGAGGACCTGTACATCCAGCAGgcagttgtttttattgaagatGCCATCCAT TACCGCTCCATCAACCACCGAGTGGATGGCAGGTCGCTTCGTCTCTATCGATGGTACTATTCAAGAATATGTCAGTG GATTTTGGGCACCATCATTGCAGTTGTGCTGTTACTGGCGTTTGTAGAACGTCCTTCCTCCCTGTCCATATCTTCAGATCCCCGCCACCAATCCAGCCGATGGGAACCTCCCTGTGGTGCCCCAGAGAGTGTCGAGATGCTCTGTCTCTTAATCTTCTGCTTGGATCTTGCTGTCAAA AGCTACCTGATTGGCTGGGAGGAATTCAGGAAGAGCAAATGGCTAATCAGCTACACTGTAgtcatttgtgtttctgtcattgACTGGGTGCTCTCTGTCAGCATGGAGTGTGATGAG AAATTGAGAGTACGGCGGCTTGTTCGGCCATTCTTCCTTCTACAGAACTCCTCTCTGATGAAAAAGACACTGAAATGCATCAAGAGAACCCTACCTGAGATTGCTAG tgtgatcCTGCTGCTTGCTCTGCATCTCTGCCTCTTCACCATGATCGGCATGCTGCTGTTCGCTAAAAATGCA GATCAAAAGAAGAATGGAGAGTGGGAGTTACATTTCAAGAACCTGACCACCTCCCTAACTTCTCTGCTGGTGCTGCTCACCACAGCAAACAATCCTGATG TCATGATCCCTGCCTATTCCCTCAACCGATGCTACGCCATTTTCTTTATCACCTTCAGTATCATTG GAACATATTGTCTGATGAACTTGCTGACCGCCATCATCTATAACCAGTTCAGGGGATATTTACTG ATGTCGGTCCAGACATCCATCATTAGGAGACGGCTGGGGATCCGAGCTGCTTTCCATGTCCTTAGCTGTCACAGAGCACAGACAGAAGAACA AGAACTTGTGAGAGTCAATGCTGTGCTTCAGGTGATGTCCAGAGTCAAGATGAAGCACTTCTACAAATCAGCCATCACAGCG GCATCGCAGCAGTTTGCAGATCAAGGCTACATGGATCAACAGCAGTTCAGGAGGATATTTGATGAATTGGACAAAGATTCTATCAAGGAG CATCCTCCTTTACCTCAGTATACATCTGCAACGCTGCAAAAACTTCAGGTGGTCTTCAGTCACTACTACCTCACTGTCCTCGGAAACCTGGTGGCACTGGCCAATGTCTTATGCATATGT ACGATCCTGGTTCTGAACTCTGAAAAGTCAACTGAAGAGAGAGACAACAATGTCTTAGAG GTTATCAACCTCTGCTTCATCCTCTTCTACCTTTCTGAAATGAGCGTCAAGATATTTGCCTTTGGATGGAGGGGATACCTGTCCTACAGGAGCAACATTTTTGATGGCTTCCTCACCATTCTGTTACTG ATCCTACAGATTGCTATTTTCATCACCTACAGGCTCCCTTATTCCCA GGAGCCTTCATCTCGTGGTGTGATGTCTTTGTGGGAGATGGTTCGCCTGGTTAACATCCTGATTGTCTTCCGGTTCCTGCGCATCATCCCAGATATCAAG CTCATGGCTCTGGTTGCTAGCACTCTGCTGGATCTGGTGAAAAATCTCCGAGCATTTGCTGGGATTCTAGTG GTAGTGTACTACGTGTTTGCTGTATTTGGGATCTGGCTGTTTGAGGGTGCCATTAAACCTCCTCCACAGATGAG tGTGTTCTCCATGGACAACACCACATCTAACTTCAGCAATGCGTGTGGTACTTACGAACAGCTGGGATACTGGCCCAACAACTTTGATGATTTCGCT CTAGCTGAATGA